TACGTACATTGGCTTTCATTTCCCCTCATTTATCATCTTACGCTGGCTTCCATTTGAAGGGTAACTTTGTTCCAGTCCCTACTATTAGTCGGAGTTAAGAAAACTTCTCCAGCAATTGCTTGTGCCATGCCCAATCTAGCTCCAGGGATCATCTTTGTCATTGCCTGGGCTCTCAGGTAGTAATAGTTCGCGACTCATTTGCTAATTCACCATGCGCATGTGATACGTACAATTATTAGTAGGACACCTGTGATCTTTAGTGAGTTTCTGATTAGCCATTATCTAAGCCATTGTGTAGGTTTGAAAAGGTGAATCTTAGTTGCATATATAGTAAAGTTAAGATTTTAGGGACTTGCATTTGTGTTATTGGAGCAATTACAATGAGCATTTTGTACGCGCCTGGTGCAACCTCAGAGAGTACCAGCCCGAACGATGAAATCAACGAGGAAGTCAAGCTTGTCGGAATCATATGTCTCATGACAGCAATCCTTGTTTTGTCATGTGTTGTTGTCTTACAGGTGTGTAAATCTTAGGTTGCATGTTGATCTCTAAATACATGCTATACCATCATTGCATTAGCTAACTGCTTGTGTTGAAAACAGGCTGCAACTTTGGGTGATTTCCCTGCACCTATGACCCTCTGCGCAATAACTTCTTTCGCGGGTGCTATTCTAACAGCAGTCGTGAAAATGGTTGAGGAAAGAGGATTAGTCACGGCCCATAATATTGTGCGCACCGGAGATCTTGTTGGCTACGCTATTCTGGTAAACACCTTCGCAGTGACCCAATTTAACCAACTGAGTTGCATGGATTTGCCTGGATGAACCGAGCCAATATTTATATGAACTAAATATTTTTTGTATTAGCATAAACTGAACTGCTTCATTTTCTGATGAATGTTAGGGAGGTATTGTAAGTGGAGCTTGTACGAGTTTTAATGCATGGGCTATGAAGAGAAAAGGGCCAGTATATGTGTCCACATTCAACCCCATCGGAACCGTCTCTTCTGTCATCCTCTCTGCTCTCACCTTAGGGGACTCTATCAGTTTAGGAAGGTATGCTCTCTTCCGATATCACCTCAAAGGATCTTTTCTAACCCTTCAACTCAAGCAAAGATAACCAAAATGTATTACGGATGGATTTTGCAGCGTGTGCGGTATGTTTTTGATGTTCACTGGTTTGTACTTTGTGTTATGGGctaagaagaaagaaaatgttGCGGTCAGTGATGATGTAGCAGTGTTGCCAAAAAGTTACGAATCAGAAAAGCCACTCTTATGCTAGAGCCTCACGCGTTTGGTTAGTTAAAGCGCTGCATTAAACACATTATGAGAGTCAGCAGTGGAACCATGATTAAAAGTAAGAGGCGGCAAAAAAGAAAATCCCTCTATGTTAAGCAAAAACCTTATATAGATAACTTTTAAAAACTATTTAGCAAGTGGAGACAGTTGCACCTATTTTCCTAAGCTAAATCTTCCCCTGACATCGAGAGTATGAGTAGTGAAGCTTAGTCAGATTTATATAGATTTTATTTTCTATCATTTGGGGACTTTTCTATTGTTTTTTCCCCCTTAGATGATGTTTTACATAGTAGGTTGTTCACATAATCATGTTTGTACACTGGTGAATCTATGTTGATATTTTCCCCAGAATTTTAGTATATCTTGTGCTTAAGTTTCAAAggcattttgaattttgaatcaaACAGTTTCAAACATGGATTTCAAAACATCCTGACATGGAGTACAATAAAGACAAATTCTCTCATGGTACAAGTTTTTTTTTCAAATGGACAATGCTTTGGCAATAAAGATGGACACAGCTTTAACTCTGTTGCTTTTCTTAGTAGGAGATTCCCAAACAACTCATCACCTCTTAATTTCAAACTTGCATTCATCAATCTTAGGAAATGGAATAACTACACCTGAAAAATACAGGTAGGAGTAATTGGTGACATTTTCACAACTCATTTACATGATTTTCTTCACAACATTGTTAGCAAAGAAAAATGATCCGAAACGCATTACTTGTTACTTGTTTGCTAATGGTGACATGACGTATTTTTAACAGTGTATTTCCTAACGGCATTCATATGCACTTATGCAAATGGATTTCTGGTGCAAATGGGTTTATGCTAAAAAATGATAGAGtgtccacaaaaaaaaaaagacggatgcaaaaaaaagaaaaaaagaaacgcgTAACCTTCACACGACAAAGACAAGTTCAAAAGCAACGTTTGAACTGATCAACATTCTGTCTTCCCCTCGATGAAAAGTTAAATAGTTACAGTAAATTATGTGGAAGGGTGTTAACGTAAGGTTTGCATGCTTGTGAATTCCAAGTTACATTTAGCTTGTAAAATGTTTTTCATTTCCCTATCAGATTGACGCATGGGACAAACTGCAACATGGAGCATTTTATCATAGGCCATTGTAACGACACCTGGAAAATATTGCAGAATTATATCCTCAAAGTACACACATGCTAGAATCAAATTtagacatcaacaaggacaagAGTACATTTTGCGGTGATACAACGATATCTTCATTCTCATTCTATTAATTCTAGAACCACATTAACCATCACCAAATTTTCATAAATAAAAGAATGAAGGTTTCTATAACCTAAGACAAGACAAGATAACTCAAAAACAAGACGAGAGGAATGATTCAATTGTGTGTGTTCATTGATAACAAagactcctatataaaggagttagGGTTAcaaaatattctaaagatattctaaaagaggtgaatatcttCTCAAAACTAGTAAGTGAATATATACAAACATACAAGAATATACCCAATAcctcccctcaagttggagcatgaagaATCGAAATGCCCATcttgagaagaagattttgaaactgCTGACGACCCAAGGCTTTAGTCAGAATATCAGCTAGTTGAGAGGTAGTATGAATATAAGATAGACGGATAGTACCTCGAAGTATTTCGTCACGCACAAAGTGACAATCAATCTCGATATGCTTCGTTCGTTCATGAAAGACAGGATTATTAGCAATATGTAACGCAGCTTGACTATCACAATGAATCGAAACTGGTTTTGTATGTCTTATACCAAAATTCCGTAATAATCCTTTTAACCATATAATTTCACAAGTTGTGGAAGCCAaagcacgatattctgcttcggCTGAAGAACGAGAAACTGTGGTTTGTTTCTTCGTTTTCCAAGATATAGGAGAACCCCCGAGAAAGATAAAATGTGCCGTGAGTGAACGTCGACTAATTGGACAGctagcccaatctgcatcacagTAAGCGTCAAGAACTAACTTGGAATCAGCACGAAGTAAAATACCTTGCCCCGGGCTAGATTTCAAATAGCGCACAACTCGAAGTGCAGCATCCCAATGTGATTGAGTTGGGTGTTGCAAAAACTGGGAAAGAATATGAACAGAGTAACACAGATCCGACCGTGTAAGATtgagataaatcagtctccccaCCAACCTTCTATAACGAGCAGGATCAGGCATAGGTGAGTCTGAAGCAAGAACCAGCCGATGATTttcttccatgggaatattagctggttttgaacCAAGAAGGCCTGTTTCTGTCAAGAAATCTAAAGCATATTTGCGCTGACAAATAAAAATTCCTTTGGAACTTCTAGCTACctcaatgccaagaaaatattttaattttcccaaattcTTCATATGAAAACATCTGCCCAGATATTCCTGAAATTCGCGAATAACAGCTGTGTTGTTACCAGCAATAAcaagatcatccacatatacaagaatatacatgataataTTTCCATGACGATAAAGAAATAACGAGTGATCAGAAGCGCTGGCAGAAAAACCATATGTACGCAAAGCAGTTGCTAGCTTAGCATACCAACACCGGGGAGCCTGGCGTAAACCATATAAAGATTTACGAAGTCTACATACTTTGCCAGTTAATCCATTACTGAAACCAGGAGGAAGTCGCATATAGACTTCTTCATTtaaatcaccatgaagaaacgcattgtgtacatccatctgaACTAACTCCCAGTTGTTTATTGCAGCAACCGCAAGAAGAGTTCGTACAATCACCATTTTTACTGTGGGAGCAAAAGTTTCAGTGAAATTAATTCCTTCttgttgatgatttccaaaagcAACTAATCGGGATTTGTAACGCTCAACTGAGCCATCAGATTTTCGCTTAATGCGAAAAACCCACATGCAACCAATTGCAGACTTGTCGGCaggcaaatcttcaattgtccatGTGCCATTGGAGATTAGTGCAGCAATTTCAGCCTGCATTGCCTGACGCCATCGTGGATCAGCCATTGCCTCTTtaaatgatttgggttcaacATCAT
This DNA window, taken from Papaver somniferum cultivar HN1 chromosome 3, ASM357369v1, whole genome shotgun sequence, encodes the following:
- the LOC113361003 gene encoding WAT1-related protein At5g47470-like, which produces MLGSTTTPATNKFFHESVLIVGLIGVQIVYSVYSVIMSNLMALGLSPLFLVIYCSFATSLFLFPLCVYFERSKWPKEFSTKLLGQLLLISFGGVTLFQSLLLVGVKKTSPAIACAMPNLAPGIIFVIAWALRFEKVNLSCIYSKVKILGTCICVIGAITMSILYAPGATSESTSPNDEINEEVKLVGIICLMTAILVLSCVVVLQAATLGDFPAPMTLCAITSFAGAILTAVVKMVEERGLVTAHNIVRTGDLVGYAILGGIVSGACTSFNAWAMKRKGPVYVSTFNPIGTVSSVILSALTLGDSISLGSVCGMFLMFTGLYFVLWAKKKENVAVSDDVAVLPKSYESEKPLLC